One genomic region from Arthrobacter sp. YN encodes:
- a CDS encoding DUF6531 domain-containing protein codes for MTEFVEMPLLPDSDAGHGGRFVYGVAESVKGAFESAASRVQEHSGSRTPLVTGAGEDFRGHFSEVFAANAATASRDAESLAAALRTVAGYVGTMISEARDEDDRRRENNEWVRRHNNRNWLEEGWDNLWGEEARPNMEPGSAPSFPSEAPASGAREAPGPGGGYGGGTSSARPESLRSFAAGSRGLDDGIASVPGSLESELSSFADRCGWGRIDAAGVVTAFREYLRLNEADAAWAVVVADAFAAAGSEGAVSTLSDAAVNEALAAAGVSANRTGLVIDPPTAAGAMPSSGYANDPVNTATGNFIEPETDLGFAGASTDLVLTRMYNSLGSGLDTVGVFGPGWASVLDQHLVLSDEGCRWVLADGRAVDFPREGAGWARAVGENYWLARHPVTEPFLAELTSVPEGVTEVLVVTDNQGGWWAYTTAGVWLGTGAGPGRTISAHRSAPSGTVSDAVASDVMDPAGVDDREAAAAPDTESTVDGGGPGVVHRLVHVRGRFLEIDYADGVVAVVRGSDGRRVQYGYDAEGRLVTVGTETGTRTYRWNEQGLIASVVSAAGVVEAENTYDEAGRVVLQVTQHGRRTRFAYLPGRVTVVSDEDGSRSNSWVADAKGRLVGVLDAEDRRQSMAYDAHSNLVSLTERDGAVTVHGYDARGRKIRTVTPEGADLSYGWDEQDRITTLVTASGAVVAYEYADDLSRDPSVVVDPLGGRTELQWRDGLLTQVTDPVGVTIGFEYDGFGDLTGTSNAAGDTARIVRDRAGRPVTALSPSGAETRFSYDAAGVLVRRVDPDGAVWAFEHDTAGRTTVMVAPDGGRTVFEYAPNGDLARTTDPMGRSIERVVDELGNLTGAVLPDGASWGFTHDNLSRLVGITDPGGHDWVREYDTVGALTAVVDPTGVRTGAVTDRSSGTASLTDAFSTNTYSFDEYGRPTKIEAVDGSAELVSYDAAGNPVELVDGEGGLTVLGRDVAGKITSITSPSGAVTWFEYDHCGRPFRSIDPVGAVTELSYDPDQRLTARRLPTGEVETFAYDACGRLTAKHTPGEGTARYGYDKVGRLSFAQDSWYGTRRFEYNLAGELVSTTNGVGGRTRFEYDIRGRLTRITDPVGGVTTRTYTATDQVDTVTDPLGRVTTATYDPAGRQLSQTDPDGHTTTWAYDTAGREASTSVDGALIAAITRDLAGRRVVITDHTGGAGYAVEHELCFDRRGLLTRKSNGNGNGNGTLSWEYDGDGNRIGFTDPTGTTTRYTRDPAGRVTAVSNPLLGDAAFTHDPSGRITSATAGNYTQEWVYRGGSLVEHTRTQVDNPGAADVTLIGREDGGRITGLSRNGVVTRYGYDTAGQLITAATTTVTDSEASGSVVGWEYDAGGRLLRETTPTGARTFEYDAAGQLHAVTEPDGSRTEYVYDGLGRRVRVIDPDGSWTEYAWGPTGYLTGTIEKDRDGAERNRHRLHVDALGELATVDGTPLWWDTAAPVPTLAGIETTQVLSLPGGVTGIGEAWTAPGWRAARPTDQYDPWAVLGTPTTPHPTPGTTTTIGAGLAGAGAGAGAGAGLGAGGVLPAGITLTAGGGIDIAGLEWLGKRAYDPATRGFLSTDPLAPVLGAGWDGNPYAYAGNNPLNTSDPTGLRPLTDADLKAYDGSSRGAIAATGDWWNDNWEYVAAGAAIAVGVGLMFTGVGGPVGMALIGAASGAFIGGGVSMASQKKITGQVNWGQVGVDALVGGAAGLVGGGTASLMAKSAPSVARWGTTTAQSALRFTFSSTGRAAAAAGTSGSTSNVLNYQFNNPRVKDFAGYAGAVVTGFGTGSVFGVAGSKLTTFVTSRINVAPVYPAGWNPRLIAPNVQRWTLGWSEATNHIIGGAQGAVNQWVRPGADTSRAGILSAAAQGFFLGAKGPVAGVHRAP; via the coding sequence GTGACCGAGTTCGTTGAGATGCCGTTGTTGCCGGATTCCGATGCTGGCCATGGTGGCCGGTTTGTGTATGGGGTTGCCGAGTCGGTGAAGGGTGCTTTTGAGTCCGCAGCGTCGCGGGTCCAGGAGCATTCGGGTTCGCGGACCCCGTTGGTGACCGGGGCGGGGGAGGATTTCCGGGGACATTTCTCGGAGGTGTTCGCGGCGAACGCGGCTACGGCGTCCCGGGACGCGGAGTCCCTGGCCGCGGCGTTACGGACGGTGGCCGGGTATGTGGGGACCATGATTTCCGAGGCGCGGGACGAGGATGACCGGCGCCGGGAGAACAACGAGTGGGTGCGGCGGCATAACAACCGGAACTGGCTTGAAGAGGGCTGGGACAACCTTTGGGGTGAGGAAGCGCGGCCGAATATGGAGCCGGGCAGTGCGCCGTCGTTCCCTTCGGAAGCCCCGGCGTCGGGGGCGCGGGAGGCCCCGGGCCCGGGTGGCGGGTACGGGGGCGGGACGTCCTCGGCCCGTCCGGAGTCGTTGCGGAGTTTCGCTGCTGGTTCGCGTGGCCTGGATGACGGGATCGCGTCGGTGCCGGGGTCCTTGGAGTCGGAGTTGTCTTCGTTCGCGGACCGGTGCGGGTGGGGCCGGATCGACGCTGCTGGTGTGGTGACCGCGTTCCGGGAGTATTTGCGGTTGAACGAGGCGGACGCGGCGTGGGCGGTGGTGGTCGCGGACGCGTTCGCTGCCGCCGGCAGCGAGGGCGCGGTCTCGACCCTCTCGGACGCGGCGGTGAACGAGGCACTGGCCGCGGCCGGGGTTTCGGCGAACCGGACCGGGCTGGTCATTGACCCGCCCACCGCGGCCGGGGCGATGCCCTCGTCCGGGTATGCGAATGATCCGGTGAACACGGCCACGGGTAACTTCATTGAACCCGAAACAGATCTCGGGTTCGCCGGGGCCAGCACTGACCTGGTTCTCACCCGGATGTATAACTCCCTCGGTTCCGGCCTGGACACTGTTGGGGTGTTTGGTCCGGGGTGGGCCTCGGTGCTGGATCAGCACCTGGTCCTGTCCGATGAGGGCTGCCGTTGGGTGCTGGCTGACGGCCGTGCGGTGGACTTCCCCCGCGAGGGTGCGGGTTGGGCCCGCGCGGTCGGCGAGAATTACTGGCTCGCCCGCCACCCGGTCACGGAACCGTTCCTGGCGGAACTGACCTCCGTCCCGGAGGGTGTCACTGAGGTGTTGGTCGTGACCGATAACCAGGGCGGCTGGTGGGCTTACACCACCGCCGGGGTCTGGCTCGGGACCGGGGCAGGACCCGGCCGGACCATCTCCGCCCACCGCAGTGCTCCCTCAGGGACCGTATCCGATGCTGTGGCGTCCGATGTTATGGATCCCGCCGGCGTGGATGACCGCGAAGCCGCGGCTGCACCCGATACGGAGAGTACGGTCGACGGCGGCGGGCCGGGTGTGGTGCACCGGTTGGTGCATGTCCGGGGCCGGTTCCTGGAGATCGACTATGCCGATGGTGTGGTCGCGGTGGTGCGGGGTTCGGATGGGCGCCGGGTCCAGTACGGGTACGACGCCGAGGGCCGCCTGGTCACCGTCGGCACGGAGACCGGCACCCGCACGTATCGGTGGAACGAGCAGGGCCTGATCGCCTCGGTGGTTTCTGCTGCGGGTGTGGTGGAGGCCGAGAACACATATGACGAGGCCGGCCGGGTGGTTTTGCAGGTCACTCAGCATGGGCGGCGGACGAGGTTCGCGTATTTACCGGGCCGGGTCACGGTGGTCTCCGATGAGGACGGGTCCCGGTCCAACTCGTGGGTCGCCGATGCGAAGGGCCGTCTGGTGGGAGTGTTGGATGCGGAGGACCGGCGCCAGTCCATGGCTTATGACGCGCATTCGAATCTGGTGTCTTTGACTGAGCGTGACGGTGCGGTCACGGTCCACGGTTACGACGCCCGCGGACGGAAGATCCGCACCGTGACTCCGGAGGGCGCGGACCTGAGCTATGGGTGGGACGAACAGGACCGTATCACCACCTTGGTCACCGCCTCCGGTGCCGTCGTGGCCTATGAGTACGCCGATGACCTGTCCCGGGACCCGTCGGTGGTGGTGGACCCGTTGGGTGGCCGGACCGAGCTTCAGTGGCGGGACGGGCTCCTGACCCAGGTCACGGACCCGGTCGGGGTCACTATTGGTTTTGAGTACGACGGGTTCGGGGACCTGACCGGAACGTCCAACGCCGCAGGTGACACCGCGAGGATTGTGCGGGACCGGGCGGGTCGTCCGGTGACGGCGTTGAGCCCGTCGGGGGCCGAGACCCGGTTCAGTTACGACGCTGCCGGGGTGTTGGTGCGTCGGGTGGATCCGGACGGGGCGGTGTGGGCGTTCGAGCACGACACCGCGGGCCGGACCACCGTAATGGTTGCCCCGGATGGGGGCCGGACGGTGTTCGAGTACGCCCCCAACGGTGATTTGGCCCGCACCACGGACCCGATGGGCCGCAGTATCGAGCGGGTGGTTGATGAGCTGGGTAACCTCACCGGCGCGGTGTTGCCGGACGGGGCGTCGTGGGGGTTCACCCATGACAACCTCTCCCGGCTGGTGGGTATCACGGACCCGGGCGGGCATGACTGGGTGCGGGAGTACGACACGGTCGGTGCCCTGACCGCCGTGGTGGATCCGACCGGTGTCCGGACCGGGGCGGTCACGGACCGGTCCAGCGGGACGGCGTCCCTGACGGACGCGTTCAGCACGAACACTTACAGTTTTGATGAGTACGGTCGCCCCACGAAAATCGAGGCCGTGGATGGGTCCGCGGAGCTGGTCAGCTATGACGCGGCGGGGAACCCTGTCGAGTTGGTTGATGGTGAGGGCGGGTTGACGGTCCTGGGCCGCGACGTTGCGGGGAAGATCACCTCGATCACCTCACCGTCGGGGGCGGTGACCTGGTTCGAGTACGACCATTGCGGCCGGCCGTTCCGCAGTATTGACCCGGTCGGGGCGGTCACGGAACTGTCCTACGACCCGGACCAGCGCCTCACGGCGAGGAGACTGCCCACCGGTGAGGTCGAAACCTTCGCCTACGACGCGTGTGGGCGGTTGACCGCGAAGCATACTCCGGGGGAGGGCACGGCCCGGTACGGGTACGACAAGGTCGGGCGGCTGAGCTTCGCCCAGGATTCCTGGTACGGGACCCGCCGCTTCGAATACAACCTCGCCGGGGAGTTAGTGTCCACGACGAACGGGGTGGGTGGCAGGACCCGGTTCGAGTACGACATCCGCGGCCGCCTCACCCGCATCACCGACCCTGTGGGTGGGGTGACCACCCGCACCTACACGGCCACGGACCAGGTCGACACGGTCACGGACCCGCTCGGGAGGGTCACCACCGCCACCTACGACCCGGCGGGCCGGCAGCTCTCCCAAACGGACCCGGACGGGCACACCACCACCTGGGCCTACGACACCGCGGGCCGGGAAGCCTCCACCTCGGTGGACGGTGCCCTGATCGCCGCCATCACCCGCGACCTTGCCGGCCGTCGGGTGGTCATCACCGACCACACCGGTGGGGCGGGGTATGCGGTGGAGCACGAACTGTGCTTTGACCGGCGCGGACTCCTCACCCGAAAGTCCAACGGGAACGGCAACGGGAACGGGACGCTGTCATGGGAGTACGACGGTGACGGGAACCGCATCGGGTTCACCGACCCCACCGGCACCACCACCCGCTACACCCGCGACCCCGCAGGGAGGGTCACGGCCGTGTCGAACCCGTTGCTCGGGGACGCGGCCTTCACCCACGACCCCTCCGGGCGGATCACCTCCGCGACCGCCGGGAACTACACCCAGGAATGGGTATACCGGGGAGGGAGCCTGGTCGAGCACACCCGCACCCAGGTCGATAACCCGGGTGCTGCTGATGTGACGTTGATCGGTCGTGAGGACGGCGGGCGGATCACCGGACTGTCCCGGAACGGGGTCGTGACCCGGTACGGGTACGACACCGCCGGGCAACTGATCACCGCCGCCACCACCACTGTGACTGACTCGGAGGCCTCGGGTTCGGTGGTGGGGTGGGAGTACGACGCCGGTGGGCGGCTGCTCCGCGAAACCACCCCCACCGGGGCACGAACTTTTGAGTACGACGCCGCGGGCCAGCTTCACGCTGTCACGGAACCTGACGGGTCCCGGACGGAGTATGTGTATGACGGGTTGGGCAGGCGGGTCCGGGTGATCGACCCGGACGGGTCCTGGACCGAATACGCCTGGGGCCCCACCGGCTACCTCACCGGCACCATCGAAAAGGATCGGGACGGGGCCGAACGAAACCGGCACCGGCTCCACGTCGACGCGCTCGGTGAACTCGCCACCGTGGACGGGACACCGTTGTGGTGGGACACCGCCGCACCCGTGCCGACCCTCGCCGGTATAGAGACGACCCAGGTGTTGTCCCTGCCCGGCGGTGTCACCGGCATCGGGGAGGCGTGGACCGCGCCCGGGTGGCGTGCCGCCCGCCCGACCGACCAGTACGACCCCTGGGCCGTCCTCGGAACCCCCACCACCCCGCACCCCACCCCCGGAACCACCACAACAATCGGTGCCGGGCTGGCCGGTGCCGGTGCCGGTGCCGGTGCTGGTGCGGGTTTGGGTGCCGGTGGTGTGTTGCCAGCCGGTATCACCCTGACCGCTGGTGGCGGGATCGACATCGCCGGACTCGAATGGCTCGGCAAACGCGCCTACGACCCGGCTACCCGGGGCTTCCTTTCCACCGACCCTCTCGCCCCTGTCCTGGGCGCGGGCTGGGACGGGAACCCCTACGCCTACGCCGGGAACAACCCCCTCAACACTTCTGACCCCACCGGCCTGCGGCCCCTAACCGACGCTGACCTGAAAGCCTACGACGGCTCCTCCCGCGGCGCCATCGCCGCCACCGGAGACTGGTGGAACGACAACTGGGAATACGTCGCTGCCGGGGCCGCCATCGCCGTGGGTGTGGGCCTGATGTTCACCGGTGTCGGGGGACCCGTTGGTATGGCCTTGATCGGAGCGGCTTCCGGTGCCTTTATAGGTGGTGGGGTATCAATGGCGTCGCAGAAGAAAATTACGGGCCAGGTGAATTGGGGACAGGTGGGGGTCGATGCGCTTGTCGGGGGTGCAGCAGGCCTTGTCGGTGGGGGAACCGCCAGCCTCATGGCCAAGTCCGCCCCGTCCGTAGCTCGATGGGGAACAACCACAGCGCAGTCCGCTCTTCGATTTACTTTTAGCAGCACGGGACGAGCTGCTGCGGCGGCCGGGACCTCCGGGTCCACATCGAATGTCCTCAATTACCAGTTCAACAACCCTAGAGTCAAGGACTTCGCCGGTTATGCTGGGGCTGTTGTGACAGGGTTTGGGACCGGCTCAGTCTTTGGCGTTGCTGGAAGTAAACTCACAACGTTTGTGACTTCGCGCATAAATGTCGCTCCGGTATACCCTGCCGGTTGGAACCCTCGTCTGATCGCACCCAATGTCCAACGTTGGACGTTGGGGTGGAGCGAGGCAACGAACCACATCATTGGAGGTGCCCAGGGTGCAGTAAACCAATGGGTCCGCCCCGGTGCGGACACTTCTCGTGCCGGGATACTCTCGGCCGCAGCACAGGGCTTCTTTCTGGGTGCAAAGGGACCTGTGGCCGGTGTTCACCGCGCACCTTGA
- a CDS encoding acyl-CoA carboxylase subunit epsilon, which translates to MSTPKHRADSAPDQVPAEAAAAPLFSVVKGEPTAEELAAIAAVVVSLGTTQEAAASKPNVRHWVRRQQLRLDPTPGPGAWKRSRG; encoded by the coding sequence GTGAGCACGCCGAAGCACCGGGCTGATTCCGCGCCTGATCAGGTACCCGCTGAAGCAGCCGCTGCGCCGCTGTTTTCGGTGGTCAAGGGCGAACCGACGGCCGAAGAGCTCGCGGCGATTGCCGCCGTCGTGGTTTCACTCGGGACAACGCAGGAAGCTGCCGCATCGAAGCCGAACGTCCGGCATTGGGTGCGTCGTCAGCAGTTGCGGCTGGACCCCACCCCCGGTCCTGGCGCGTGGAAGCGAAGCCGCGGCTAG
- a CDS encoding RHS repeat domain-containing protein, which translates to MGWEYDGDGNRTGFTDPTGTTTRYARDPAGRVVKVSNPLLGDAAFTHDPSGRVTTATAGKYSQEWVYRGGNLSEHTRTTTADNSTNPAGTADVTLIGREDGGRITGLSRGGVVTRYGYDAAGQMVSATTTDSHNASASGSVVGWELVVGRVVAGQAVRSMALNVATSTLTRATGNAAVIARRFGANLLKDMVGSGAAGGVTGTADYVRERVQKGGPWTAQGLLGSATGGASTGVISGALSPAAGHVTGKGAQFLLSASVNTGAGFAGDMLKSGVNGEAFDPIKSLVSSTTSGVFSTGVSTSRGNSSQGYADLIGTSTSSPIEYFTKANMTTDLINSLIGLGTNGMIDEAWK; encoded by the coding sequence TTGGGGTGGGAGTATGACGGTGACGGGAACCGGACCGGCTTCACCGACCCCACCGGCACCACCACCCGCTATGCCCGCGACCCCGCGGGCCGGGTCGTGAAGGTTTCGAACCCGTTGCTGGGGGACGCGGCCTTCACCCACGACCCCTCCGGGCGGGTCACCACCGCCACCGCAGGGAAATACTCACAGGAGTGGGTGTATCGGGGAGGGAACCTCAGCGAGCACACCCGCACCACCACCGCCGACAACAGCACCAACCCTGCGGGCACAGCTGATGTGACGTTGATCGGTCGTGAGGACGGCGGCCGGATTACCGGCCTGTCCAGGGGCGGGGTCGTGACCCGGTACGGGTACGACGCTGCCGGGCAAATGGTCTCCGCCACCACCACCGACAGCCACAACGCGTCGGCGTCGGGTTCGGTGGTGGGGTGGGAGTTGGTTGTTGGAAGAGTGGTGGCGGGCCAGGCTGTGCGAAGTATGGCTTTAAATGTTGCGACTTCGACGTTGACTCGTGCCACAGGCAATGCCGCAGTCATTGCACGGAGGTTCGGTGCAAATTTGTTGAAGGACATGGTGGGTAGCGGGGCAGCAGGTGGTGTCACTGGAACCGCCGATTACGTCCGTGAACGCGTTCAGAAGGGAGGCCCCTGGACAGCCCAAGGACTGCTGGGTAGCGCAACTGGAGGTGCCTCCACGGGTGTCATCAGCGGGGCACTGAGTCCAGCAGCCGGCCACGTTACGGGCAAAGGCGCCCAGTTTCTCCTGAGTGCGAGCGTCAACACAGGCGCCGGGTTCGCGGGGGACATGCTCAAGAGTGGTGTGAATGGCGAAGCATTTGATCCGATCAAGTCTCTGGTTTCTTCTACTACGTCCGGAGTGTTCTCTACGGGTGTTTCTACTTCGCGGGGAAACTCATCGCAGGGTTACGCTGATCTCATTGGAACAAGCACCTCTTCGCCTATTGAGTATTTTACGAAGGCCAATATGACTACAGACTTAATTAATTCACTCATTGGGCTCGGAACGAATGGAATGATCGATGAAGCATGGAAATAA
- a CDS encoding DUF885 domain-containing protein, which translates to MTTANTPVRPKSAIDAVADAYTEKLIELNPGFATTLGLPGHETEYQDYSPAGAEAHAEATKLALDALAGLEPSDDVDAVTLDAMRERLGLELEIHESGWDLADLNNIASPAQDIRAIFDLMPTDTVEQWEHIAGRAANVPGAVEGYIASLRSAAADGKVAAARQVRIVIEQTGRYASEDGFFAKMATNAAIDGSPLPAEVQSRLDAGTAAARSAYSALGGFLRDELLPLAPEKDAVGRERYALASRSFVGAEVDLEETYAWGVQELERLIGEQEKVAAQIKPGASIEEAKAILNSDPARQIKGTDALKAWMQELSDRAVSELADVHFDIPDVMKTLECMIAPTDEGGIYYTGPSDDFSRPGRMWWSVPAGEDTFTTWSETTTVFHEGVPGHHLQVATATYRRELLNNWRRNVCWVSGHGEGWALYAEQLMLELGYLKDPGDHMGMLDGQRMRAARVVFDIGVHLELPVPERWGTGTWTPEKGFDFLKANLDISEGQLQFEFTRYLGWPGQAPSYKVGQRLWEQIRAELESREGFDLKSFHSKALNVGSVGLDVLRRALLG; encoded by the coding sequence GTGACTACTGCAAACACTCCTGTACGCCCGAAGTCCGCCATCGATGCCGTCGCTGACGCGTACACAGAAAAGTTGATCGAACTCAATCCCGGCTTCGCCACCACACTGGGCTTGCCCGGACACGAAACCGAATACCAGGACTACTCCCCTGCCGGTGCCGAGGCTCATGCGGAAGCCACAAAGTTGGCCTTGGATGCCTTGGCAGGCCTTGAGCCGTCCGATGATGTGGATGCCGTCACCCTGGACGCCATGCGCGAGCGGCTCGGCCTGGAACTGGAGATCCACGAGTCGGGCTGGGACCTCGCCGACCTGAACAACATCGCCTCCCCCGCCCAGGACATTCGTGCGATTTTCGACCTCATGCCCACGGACACGGTGGAACAGTGGGAGCACATTGCTGGCCGTGCAGCTAATGTTCCCGGGGCTGTTGAGGGGTACATCGCTTCCCTTCGCTCGGCTGCTGCCGACGGAAAAGTAGCTGCTGCCCGCCAGGTCCGAATCGTGATCGAGCAGACGGGCCGCTACGCCTCAGAGGACGGCTTCTTCGCCAAAATGGCCACCAACGCTGCTATTGATGGCTCGCCGCTGCCCGCCGAGGTTCAGTCAAGGCTCGACGCCGGGACTGCGGCCGCGCGTTCTGCGTACAGCGCCTTGGGTGGATTCCTTCGGGACGAACTCCTGCCCCTGGCGCCGGAGAAGGACGCAGTCGGGCGCGAACGCTACGCGCTGGCCTCGCGTTCATTCGTTGGCGCCGAAGTAGATCTGGAAGAGACCTACGCTTGGGGCGTCCAGGAACTTGAGCGGCTCATCGGCGAGCAGGAGAAGGTCGCGGCGCAGATCAAGCCCGGCGCCTCCATTGAAGAAGCCAAGGCCATCCTCAATAGCGACCCTGCCCGCCAGATCAAGGGCACCGACGCCTTGAAAGCCTGGATGCAGGAACTCTCCGACCGCGCTGTCTCCGAGCTGGCCGATGTCCACTTCGACATCCCGGACGTCATGAAAACCCTCGAGTGCATGATCGCCCCCACCGACGAGGGCGGCATCTACTACACCGGCCCTTCCGACGACTTCTCCCGGCCCGGACGTATGTGGTGGTCAGTTCCAGCAGGCGAGGACACTTTCACCACGTGGTCCGAAACCACCACCGTTTTCCATGAAGGGGTGCCCGGCCACCACCTCCAGGTTGCCACCGCTACGTACCGGCGCGAACTTCTCAATAACTGGCGTCGCAACGTCTGCTGGGTCTCCGGGCACGGCGAAGGCTGGGCGCTCTACGCCGAGCAACTCATGCTGGAACTCGGATACCTCAAGGACCCGGGCGACCACATGGGCATGCTGGATGGCCAACGGATGCGGGCAGCCCGCGTAGTGTTCGACATCGGTGTGCACCTGGAACTGCCCGTCCCCGAACGTTGGGGTACCGGCACCTGGACGCCGGAGAAGGGCTTCGACTTCCTCAAAGCCAACCTCGACATCAGTGAAGGCCAGCTTCAGTTCGAATTCACCCGCTACCTGGGCTGGCCGGGACAAGCTCCGTCCTACAAGGTGGGGCAGCGTCTGTGGGAGCAGATCCGTGCCGAGCTGGAGTCCCGTGAAGGCTTCGATCTCAAGTCCTTCCACAGCAAGGCGCTCAACGTCGGCTCGGTCGGTTTGGACGTGCTGCGCCGGGCGTTGCTGGGCTGA